cggctaagaattcaaccggtgaaacgcccttcttgctagcctatggcgccgaggctgtcctacccatagaaatgtgtgagccaacgttgagagtcatgctgtatgacgaaaatgctaactgggagacaatgaaagcagccttggactttctgcccgaggttagaggaaatgcagcgctcaggcaacagctgtacaagataaggatggcaagagaatacaacaagagagtctctaatagagtgctcaaagtgggagattttgtcctcagaaaaatggagtccacaggacgagcaaatgaacaaggtaagctgacgcccacttgggagggaccttacgagatctatgatgaagttagagatggaacctaccgcattcaagacatgcaaggccgccctatttcacgcacttggaatgccgacaacctcaagaaatatttcttctaagatatgtgctaagccttgtcttacttaccacgatccattgcccaaggggcggcctctaatggtcatagtagggtagtaattacttttgtaaccggctaaattcgccttgcaaagttataaataatactactctatttgtttcgtaatatttattgttcgcacaatgaatataaacatatacactccaatgcataaccaaagcctaattgtatgacggcctgagaagtggcccagattagcaaaaactcagcaagactaattgtttgaagcctaagtagtggcccagattagcaccaagttgtaggctgatcacctatccaactacCCTCCTAATAtaagcaagccgctggccgacCATTACAGCATAATACGTGccagcggcacgattaactttgaaacataggttgttcgctcaaaagcccagcggcatgaacaactttgaaacataggttgttcgctcaaaagcccagcggcatgaacaactttgaaacataggttgttcgctcaaaagcccagcggcatgaacaactttgaaacataggttgttcgctcaaaagcccagcggcatgaacaaactttgaaacatagggtgtttgctaaaaagcgcggcggcacgaatgtttggccggccagtccgtttgacgagcatgtctagcggcaatcatacctattgattgacttgcgtcaatcaatatcgtcatagacacgctcgccaaagaaagtgacgaccaaagtagggcctagcgcatgctcagttgccagcggcaccaaacacttggaaacaaaggttgtccgctcaaaagttcagcggcacgattaacttcgaaacaaaggttgCTTGCTAAAAAGCCCGGCGGCACGAatgtttggccggccagtccgtttgacgagcatgtctagcggcaatcatacctattgattgacttgcgtcaatcaatatcgtcatagacacgctcgccaaagaaagtgacgaccaaagtagggcctagcgcatgctcagttgccagcggcaccaaacacttggaaacaaaggttgtccgctcaaaagttcagcggcacgattaacttcgaaacaaaggttgcttgctaaaaagcgcggcggcacgaatgtttggccggccagtccatttgacgagcatgtctagcggcaatcatacctattgattgacttgcgccaatcaatatcgttatagacacgctcgccaaagaaagtgacgaccaaagtagggcctagcgcctactcagttgcctgcggcattaACGTGCTTAGTGTACTCTCGGATGCACCTTGGcaaccatacctattgattaagcctattaagcctattgatcaaggaataatcaaactatgaagagcaagtaaatgcgagataggagaaacatcaaaaaacctatttacttataaaacaacgcctGTAGAAAGGCGTGTGAAAGTAGCTCAGAATTCCTGaccaggaaaaagaaagagaattgttgtgtgctcagcaggcacaatgatacagacgccatcagcgccaaaactttacaacataattgtttttgcccttaggcactggaacgcttgaataaaatttttaaaaaaataggaaaggaagcaaatcagggggcggccgcatcgtcctcgtcatcagatgatacaaactcagggggcggctgaccaagacgttcagcagccaacacagcggcactgtgctccattcgccgctggaaccacccaagatcatactctgacatgtggctctcccaggcgtgcttaacagcgtctttggtcgcttgttccccctgatcataggattccagaagacgctcacgcaaggtgcgaacttgcgatctggccgtctctagctccccacgaagatgctcggcttcctcagccgcctctttgacctgagggtactcccgcaactggtcctgaagcgcccgtatttccgccgccgctgtcttggcttcctcgaccattgccaccatgtccttgtcctgcgccaagatcttcttaagcagctcggccttgtcagatctcaacgcagccacctccttcgcttgaaggtctatggtcgtctgcatctgcaggcggacctcttcaatggacttgaacgcatagtcaccatggtgggtggactcagccacctgagctttgagctcctcagcagtgcgggcCTTCCAgctcttgcagaattccatgcggcagaacaactgcagaataagctacatattagtaaatgactctaaaagggaagacaagtacaagcaagttggaaatagacttacgtcgagaagagtggcctggatcgcaccaaactgggcgtcagtcttgcggccaggaagagaagcaacatactcagcggggacggccttaaaaaccttgcggcatatagccaccctatcctttgacgaatagtgtggagtagcaggtacgttctcatcctcggcagcagctgcatccttccctttgtctttggctataggaaaaacaatggccttaggatgacgcggagagtaagaagaactgccagaggaggctcgatacgtctgaacgacgttcgaataatacttaccgcccgaagacctagctcggcgggccacctccgccggtatctgagagcggacgtcggccgggattcccgaaagagggtcctccaccaagtccaccaccagagacggcttgtccacgcccatctcttcgtcatcagggcatcccccctcagcaaccttcgactcgtcttTCTTCACGAGACGGCGAGGTAGAGGCTTTggcttcttgaaggtactcggagtctccgagccagccggcacagctctcttcttcagctgggacagagtcgtccccttcttcttcccagacgccctagccgcgtccttagcttgctaaaaaagaaaggacagtcaaatattaGGCCTCGTCATCTATCACAAgccactcacaagatagtggctcgtcattaaaaaggacgacCGTcttcaaaatgacgaggcgtacctcatcgatcacaagccactcacaagatagtggctcgtcattaaaaaggacgcccgtcttcaaaatgacgaggcgtacctcatcgatcacaagtcactcacaagatagtggctcgtcattaaaaaggacgcccgttttaaaaatgacgaggcgtaccttatcaatcacaagtcactcacaagatagtggctcgtcattaaaaaggacgcccgtcttaaaaatgacgaggcgtacctcattaatcacaagtcactcaataaatagtggctcgccattaaaaaggacgcccgccttaaaaatgacgaggcgtaccttatcaagtgcaagtCAATCGCAGaaaagtggctcgtcattaaaaaggacgcccgtcccaaaaatgacgaggcgtaccctatcaatcacgaGTCACTTGAAAAAACGCTAACTAAGGGGCCCGTcaataaaaagtgacgaggcctaccttagcaaacacgggtcagatatcaggatatcggctcgtcactaaaaagaCGTCCACTATAGACGCTGGACGGGAGAAGTTCAActtgcaaaaaagaaaaaaaaaaaaaaaaaaaaaaaaacgacaacctaagagaatactcaccttctcctccaactcggccttggctttctgcatcttggcctcatagatgtccgccatccaatcggtcatatcgcccttcccaatatccgccgccgatagcttgctcattccttcctctgtgaacaaaagaaatccaaagttagaaaaaattAATAGACCCACGCAGAacggcacataaattggcatacaacctcgagtcatggaatatcctaagcctacggccgctagaaaggcctcgttccgaaactggctaatgtgcggcaaccactcggccggcacatggaaactcttatccactgttaagtggtaagtgttggccctgaacaggaccattatctgatcccactcttcggcagtaagggggggaaggggctcgtcacgatccatgaagttggcgtcacagttccaacggctcattctctcatacatctcctggtcgtcagtgtaaaacacgacccacctcttcctccacatatgccacttgctgagcttgccgaccactgtctggtaggtaccacggctgctcagattaaaccaccctttggcggcactgggggaacgagagagggagaccagatgcagaaaggcgttgaaggacggctccacgtcgttcaatgcacatttggcaatgtagccaaagatatccgcccatgagttgggggtcagctgggccaccccaatattgaAACCGtctaacacctccacaacgaaggggtgtggagggaatctcatgccgagtttgattgacgctgcatacacagggaattctccctcggcaagcaggctgacggtcgagtccagaccggccggcacgcgcatttggtacccttcccccacgcagaggtcatccctcatcttggctccgtgcctgtctagccaccgcatccagcccacgtctgggtgaatctctgacggaagcaattgggcctcctcccgtcctctgggcctaataagctggggagcagcttcttgttcctcggcggccgatgacaatggagcgacgcttggctcccccactgcctggctcgctgtaccctccgacgagcttgccgcctgctcccccgcctcgacgtactcgtcgatctcttgaaagagttcggcaaattcttcgtcgactgccgaggcggtggaagaatatctctccctaggaggtgtcgatgcttcttcccgcaagcgcaggcgcgtcggatctgccgtttgcttggttctagccatgccttctgcatagtgaacgaagcacggcttaggggtgaccaacaatgaagaaaaagacgcgattggacgtccgccccgacaaaagatgaacggcggaaaaatcttaaataaaacctttaaacccttacctagtactaagaggtcggccgctaacaaagggaaaaatgacgagaggataacaaaaacaagaaaggcgaaaactaaccttgaaagatctgcgaagtacttggtgaagaacaggatgagtttcgcgaagaacgagatgagtttcgcgaagaacgggatgagtgtgacgaggaaaaggatgagtctcctggtggccggaaatcgcctgatggtggtaggagcacgccggaaatcgcctatgaaagctctgtgaaaatgaaatgtaaaaaatgaaatttaccccccctcacctctatatatagggaggggcaaaatggagaaaggtgacacgtgtcaccatctcaacacctgacccaaagaCGAAGATGCAAAACAAgagtcaagaagcgatacccggaatgtgtttccagaaatgcccttcttgaggggcaaatgttgtgggcaaaattaccgtgccttcgtgtaccaatgaggatgtgacacatggcacgtattgcgccccctaaagcagaaatcatacgaagtctactccgaggcatgggtattaatctaggtatctacagtgtatgtatttaagtgtgtataaatgtatgtataaaacctatacctggaaaggggcttaattagtatgtaccccaagtgaatgactaagcacaataggcccaaacagcccactattgcccaaagaggccagagaattgtaaggagaaaggacacgtgtcctcctcccattccccagccaatcatgtaaggggaatattaggtcattcccccaaaaacctagtactataaatattcccacttccctagaaaaaagggtcacaatcaatacattctagagcaattactgctctgccttctctctactttctctctctataaaaatacaatcttgtttaatctgtaaaagttaccaagaaacctcccaggtatcttaccggaaaaaccccacaacatgggtcatgttagattcgtatcgatatatattttctaaatattaaatttttataacttgtacttgcacactatttgagatattaagagtcaaagtaggGGTTGGAGGATTAAAAGTCagccatggtgcgatatttccggaacggaggaagtatatatattttcaaaataataaaattttaaaagtttttataatatgtataaTGATGGTCAAAGTTATACATTGACATAAGTATTCAGTCAAAACGGTGTAAGTATTAAgacacggagggagtatcaaatATGGAGATAGATATGGGTTTATAGCTTTTATTACAACCTTCTTACCCGTACCCATAAGACATAAGCAAAACACCAACTTCCACGCcacatctattactatatactaaaagagacaccaggaatgacacgtgtcaattcctggtgcgattttttcccgccaaaaaatttcttctttttttgcttttttttaatTCTCTTAAAAAAGTACTGCAATAAATTACTGAATAATGAATGGGCTGTCAGCGAGAGATTTTAGGGATTGATTATCTAATTTTTGTTCCTTTATTTGATCTcttaaaaaattccaaaaacaaTTACTGAATATTGAATGGGATTTCAATTCAGCGAGATATTCTAGGGACTGATTTCAGCGAAAGAATATTGAATGGGCTGAAAATATATCGACAAGATTTCAGCTATAGAATTAGGAAAGATTTCAGCAATTTGTTTCAATTTAGGGTCAAACCAACGATTCTGAATGGGTATAATCAACGCCTTTGACCATAAATAAGATTTCAACATTACATAAATAATTAGATTACATAATATCCTAAAACGGAGAATCGTAATCTACGGAAAATTTATGGTAATTACCTgagtccggatcctctagagttttaataaaactctacaaggtagagttgtatctaaaccatacattttaagATCAATCAAGGGATTAATCTCCCTCCTTTCCTCCGTATTGTTTCCTTATGTCAATCTTGGAATTCAAGGTAATTAGTACAATCCTAAACTCTAGAAATCATGCTATGCTTAGATAAAGATTAGATACGAAATTAGGTTTGATTTAAGGGATTATTTTTAGGTGAATTATGTTTtactttttaatatatatacgtAATATATATTGCAAAGGCTTAAGGTTTCGACTTGTAATACTAAAGGATCATCTACTTACAAGGTACACATGTGCATGTAATCTATATAAACATAAATGCTAATACTTTAGAATTGTAATCCAATTCAAATGACCCAATCCTAATTGATATATGCTTTCCGATGCTAATACTCCTGCTAGGCATAAGTCAACGCAACATATAATCTAATACTCTTGGACTAATTCGTCACCATTAGAATTGTATGCTAATTCGAATTCCTTCCTGCAACAAAATTAGCTTTCATTAGTAGGTTTAAGTTATAAGTTTATTCTGTTAATTAATCTTTGCCATTTAAATTCTATATTGTCTAAATGATTTTGCCCAATTTTTCATTTGTTCCGGCATGAATAGCTGCTATAAATCATGATGTTTTGTGTGTATAATTGGTTAAAAatacttagtatcatgttaaggTCAATAGGTAAAGTCATGGTTTAGGTTAGAACTAGGAAATAATTATGCTGTGAAATACTAGTGCGGGCGGCGAAATTCTGATAGCTTCTCGTATTTATTTTGATTAGATTACATGTATTACTATTATGGTGATTAGCTgtcatgtttattttttttattagattACATGTATTAGCATTATAGTGATTATCTaagtgtttgggctcccaattggacACCGATTGGGCCAGCAAGTCCAAAGTCCAATGGCTCAaacacaacaacatcaaaccctaaTTGGCTATTCAGCCGCCaaacaaggcccaaggcccaaaacaGCAATAAATGATCTAAGGGTACATTTATTACATCAAACACTATAAATTGGCcgtcaaggctcacacctcaaggtacgtccaatttattgccttaagactactctttaGAGAACTCTCTCTAGGATCTGAGCATTGTTCTTaattaggcatcggaggggctttcctcggaaacacccccgaggctagtgacatTGTCATTGTGCAGGTAAAATTCGGACACAACTCaatcaagcaagcaagatcttcaacactaATGAAAAGGGTCTTCATATGAATCCCATTGTTTCAACACcagaacaatttggcgccgtctgtggggaggaacacttcaaagccttgaaAAACTAACCGTTTTTGCTTCAAAAATGGATAACCCTAACAACGTCGTTCACAACGATTTCATCGTTCACACGGATTCAGAATCCGACGCGGAGATGCAGCCGCGGTCAGAGGGGAGGTCACAGCCGAGCAGGGCTACGACCGCCGTGACCGCAAGGCCTCCTATTCCAACCCGGGAAGAGCTCACCGCGGCCataaccatcatgcaaaacttcctttTCAACGAGAAGGAGCAAGGTCTGGAAAATGACTGACGCGAGGAGAGGAGAACTAGGCGACGGCTGAACATGCACCCTAACGAAGAGGTTACTAGACCTGACCGAATATTTCCTCCCCTGTCGggaactgtagacacctaaatcgtgtctccccattgggatgatgacgataccattatccttgttaggtggttggaacaactccgtaTGGAAGTACCAATTgatgataccattatccttgttttCCCTTGTGGCTTTAATGGACTGCCCTTCCCCTTAAACTTATAAGAATCAAAGTTACCCTTAGGTTCAACAAGATTAGCTTTTGCAGAACCAGAAAACACAGATTGGCCCTTATTCTTAATACGGttctcctcctcaattttcaggtgacctacgACTACGAGttcctctaaggtaaggtctTTCTTCTTATGCATTAATTGGTTTCTAAAATCCTTCCATGAAGGTGgcagtttctcaattaaaacaatAGCAAGGGTTATATCACAAATACCCAAACCCTCGACAGCCTTAGCAATGCAAATAT
This genomic stretch from Spinacia oleracea cultivar Varoflay chromosome 3, BTI_SOV_V1, whole genome shotgun sequence harbors:
- the LOC130469192 gene encoding uncharacterized protein, which translates into the protein MGVDKPSLVVDLVEDPLSGIPADVRSQIPAEVARRARSSGAKDKGKDAAAAEDENVPATPHYSSKDRVAICRKVFKAVPAEYVASLPGRKTDAQFGAIQATLLDLFCRMEFCKSWKARTAEELKAQVAESTHHGDYAFKSIEEVRLQMQTTIDLQAKEVAALRSDKAELLKKILAQDKDMVAMVEEAKTAAAEIRALQDQLREYPQVKEAAEEAEHLRGELETARSQVRTLRERLLESYDQGEQATKDAVKHAWESHMSEYDLGWFQRRMEHSAAVLAAERLGQPPPEFVSSDDEDDAAAP